In Vibrio japonicus, one DNA window encodes the following:
- the gmhB gene encoding D-glycero-beta-D-manno-heptose 1,7-bisphosphate 7-phosphatase, translating into MAKPAVFLDRDGVINVDHGYVHDEHDFEYIDGVFEATKKLKDMGYLLVLVTNQSGIARGMFSEDRFLSLTQWMDWNFVDNGVEFDGFYYCPHHAEHGQGKYKEDCECRKPKPGMFISARDFLKIDMEKSVMVGDKAEDLMAAEAAGVGTKILVRTGKPVTEKGESLASVVLDSIADVPSYLAK; encoded by the coding sequence TTGGCTAAACCAGCAGTCTTTTTAGATCGTGATGGCGTAATTAACGTGGATCACGGCTACGTGCATGATGAGCATGACTTTGAATATATTGATGGCGTATTCGAAGCGACGAAGAAACTGAAAGATATGGGTTATTTACTTGTATTAGTGACGAATCAGTCGGGTATCGCACGTGGTATGTTTAGTGAAGATCGTTTTTTATCTTTGACTCAGTGGATGGATTGGAATTTCGTTGACAACGGTGTTGAGTTTGATGGCTTTTACTATTGCCCTCACCATGCTGAACATGGCCAGGGTAAATATAAAGAAGATTGTGAGTGCCGTAAGCCAAAACCAGGGATGTTTATTTCTGCGCGTGACTTTTTAAAAATTGATATGGAAAAATCAGTCATGGTCGGCGACAAGGCTGAAGATCTGATGGCGGCAGAAGCGGCAGGTGTCGGAACTAAAATTTTGGTACGCACAGGTAAACCAGTCACAGAAAAAGGTGAGTCCTTGGCGTCTGTTGTGCTAGACAGTATTGCCGATGTCCCATCATATTTAGCGAAATAA
- a CDS encoding efflux RND transporter periplasmic adaptor subunit produces MKIKIILGLFSLSLITATPVVGADRKGPPAIAVVVEQVKMHQISQSLSLVGKLKAEQSVMISPEVAGKVDKIAVKANQEVKKGQLLIQLNDDKAQASVSEAKAYLKDEQRKLKEFSRLATRNAITQTEIDAQKASVEIAQARLNAANAELKDLHISAPFSATVGFIDFSLGKMVSVGSDLFTLDNLSVMRLDLRVPERYLPQVSTGMKVQAKTSAWGDQVFEGEIVGIDSRINEETLNLRVRIHFNNDERKLKPGMLVSANMEFPAIEAPIIPVQALEYSGTKRYVYVVGDDSKATRSEVVLGARVDNFVVIEKGLEIGEKIVVQGIVNMRDGASIKEVDKDGKAADVKKEGSN; encoded by the coding sequence ATGAAAATTAAAATCATTCTGGGTCTTTTTTCTCTTTCTCTCATCACGGCTACGCCAGTGGTGGGGGCAGACAGAAAAGGACCACCGGCGATTGCCGTCGTCGTAGAGCAAGTCAAAATGCACCAAATTTCTCAATCGCTATCACTGGTTGGGAAATTAAAAGCCGAGCAATCTGTCATGATTTCGCCTGAAGTTGCGGGTAAAGTCGACAAAATTGCCGTTAAAGCCAATCAAGAGGTGAAAAAAGGGCAGTTACTCATTCAACTTAATGATGATAAAGCTCAAGCGTCAGTTTCAGAGGCAAAAGCATACCTGAAAGATGAACAGCGAAAGCTCAAGGAATTCTCTCGACTCGCAACACGAAATGCGATTACTCAAACTGAGATCGATGCACAGAAAGCGAGTGTCGAAATCGCTCAAGCACGCTTAAATGCGGCGAATGCGGAACTTAAGGACCTGCATATTTCAGCGCCGTTTTCTGCCACGGTTGGTTTTATTGATTTCAGCTTAGGAAAAATGGTGAGTGTAGGCTCAGACTTGTTCACCCTCGATAATCTATCTGTAATGCGACTCGACCTTCGCGTGCCTGAGCGCTATCTCCCACAGGTTTCTACCGGAATGAAAGTGCAAGCAAAAACATCGGCGTGGGGAGATCAGGTTTTCGAAGGAGAGATTGTAGGGATTGATTCCCGTATTAATGAAGAAACATTAAACCTGCGCGTGCGTATTCACTTTAATAATGATGAGCGCAAGCTCAAGCCCGGTATGTTGGTATCAGCAAATATGGAATTCCCTGCAATCGAAGCGCCTATTATTCCTGTTCAGGCGCTCGAATACTCTGGCACTAAACGATATGTATACGTTGTGGGCGACGACAGCAAGGCAACGCGCTCGGAAGTGGTATTAGGTGCTCGCGTAGATAATTTTGTAGTGATAGAAAAAGGCCTAGAGATAGGCGAGAAGATAGTCGTGCAAGGCATTGTGAATATGCGTGATGGTGCTTCAATCAAGGAGGTCGACAAAGACGGTAAGGCGGCAGATGTAAAAAAAGAGGGCAGTAACTAA
- the lipB gene encoding lipoyl(octanoyl) transferase LipB produces the protein MQNQLVVRYLGRQDYEPIWQAMHDFTDNRTEDTLDEVWLVEHNPVFTQGQAGKAEHLLNTGDIPVVQSDRGGQVTYHGPGQLVAYFLINLRRKKLGVRDLVTHIENLVINTLKNFNIESAARPDAPGVYVDGKKICSLGLRIRKGCSFHGLALNVNMDLTPFLRINPCGYAGMEMVQVSQLGGPTDLEQVEKTLVDELVTLLGYEQVEFNTEAPLRDTQ, from the coding sequence ATGCAAAACCAGCTTGTTGTGAGATATCTAGGAAGACAAGATTACGAGCCAATTTGGCAAGCAATGCATGATTTCACAGATAACCGTACTGAGGACACCCTAGATGAGGTTTGGCTTGTCGAGCACAACCCGGTATTCACTCAGGGACAAGCAGGTAAAGCAGAGCACCTCCTGAATACGGGAGATATTCCCGTGGTACAAAGTGACCGTGGCGGCCAAGTGACTTATCATGGCCCGGGCCAGTTGGTTGCTTATTTCCTGATCAATTTACGTCGTAAGAAGTTGGGTGTCCGAGACCTCGTTACTCATATCGAGAATCTCGTTATCAACACACTAAAGAATTTCAATATAGAGTCAGCAGCACGACCAGATGCGCCTGGCGTTTATGTTGATGGTAAAAAGATCTGCTCTTTAGGACTTAGAATCCGTAAAGGCTGCTCTTTCCATGGTTTGGCTTTAAACGTAAATATGGATTTAACCCCATTTCTACGCATCAATCCATGTGGCTATGCAGGAATGGAAATGGTTCAGGTAAGCCAACTAGGTGGACCAACAGATCTTGAACAAGTGGAAAAGACTCTCGTCGACGAACTTGTTACTTTGCTTGGTTACGAGCAAGTGGAATTCAACACAGAAGCGCCCCTACGCGACACACAGTAA
- the vexH gene encoding vibriobactin export RND transporter permease subunit VexH — protein MLLSDVSVKRPVAAVVLSLLLCVFGIVSFTKLAVREMPDIESPVVSISTRYEGASATIIESQITSILEDQLSGISGIDEISSVTRNSSSRITITFELGYDLNAGVSDVRDAVARAQRSLPDEADDPIVFKNNGSGEASLYINLSSSEMDRTQLTDYVERVLMDRFSLISGVSSVDISGGLYKVMYVKLKPEQMAGRGVITSDISSALRSENLESPGGEVRNDQIVMSVRTARSYNQVEDFQYLVVKRASDNTPIYLKDVADVYLGAENESSTFKSDGVVNVSMGIVPQSDANPLDVAELVHLEVDKIQKFLPQGTRLAIDYDSTVFIDRSISEVYNTLFITGGLVILVLYIFIGQSRATLIPAVTVPVSLISSFMAAYYFGFSINLITLMALILSIGLVVDDAIVVVENIFHHIEQGESPLLAAYKGTREVGFAVVATTLVLVMVFLPISFMDGMVGLLFTEFSVLLAMSVIFSSIIALTLTPVLGSKLLKANVKQNRFSQFIEGMFKRLESGYRKVLARSLQWKWAAPLIILTCIGGSWGLMQQVPSQLTPSEDRGVLLAFVRGADATSYNRMSANMDLVEERLLPLLGQGFLKSFSIQSPAFGGNAGDQTGFVIMILEDWNEREVTAQQGLGEVRRALADIPDVRVFPFMPGFRGGSSEPVQFVLGGSDYPELKKWAEELENLAEESPFMEGVDINYSEKTPELVVTVDRQRAAELGISISDISDTLEVMLGGKSETTFVERGEEYDVYLRGDENSFNNASDLSQIYLRTSSGELVTLDTVTKIEEVASSIRLAHYNKQKSITITANLVEGYTLGDALDFLDQKAIELLPGDISISYSGESKDFKENQSSVLVVFALALLVAYLVLAAQFESFINPLVVMFTVPMGVFGGFLGLFLMNQGLNVYSQIGMIMLIGMVTKNGILIVEFANQLRDRGFEFEKAIVAASARRLRPIMMTAFTTLAGAIPLIISTGAGYESRVAVGTVIFFGMGFASLVTLFVIPAMYRLISINTQSPGHVETELNKELSHDVKTRTSH, from the coding sequence ATGTTGTTGTCGGATGTGTCGGTAAAGCGGCCAGTTGCGGCGGTCGTACTTAGTTTGTTGTTGTGTGTTTTTGGCATTGTCTCGTTTACTAAGCTGGCTGTTCGAGAGATGCCAGATATCGAGAGCCCAGTGGTCTCAATCAGCACCCGCTACGAAGGAGCGTCTGCAACGATTATCGAAAGCCAGATAACCTCTATTTTGGAAGACCAACTCTCGGGTATTAGTGGCATTGATGAAATTTCCTCCGTTACCCGTAATAGTAGTTCTCGTATCACCATTACTTTTGAATTGGGCTATGACCTAAATGCCGGGGTAAGCGACGTACGTGATGCTGTTGCCCGAGCGCAGCGATCATTACCGGATGAAGCGGATGATCCAATTGTTTTCAAGAACAATGGATCGGGGGAGGCCTCTCTCTATATTAATTTAAGCTCCTCGGAAATGGATCGAACTCAGCTCACTGATTATGTAGAAAGAGTTTTGATGGACAGGTTTAGTCTCATTTCCGGAGTGAGTTCAGTCGATATCTCAGGCGGCTTGTACAAAGTGATGTACGTTAAGTTAAAGCCTGAACAAATGGCTGGTCGTGGTGTGATTACTTCAGATATCAGCTCGGCACTGCGAAGTGAAAACTTAGAAAGCCCGGGCGGAGAGGTGCGTAACGATCAGATAGTGATGTCGGTTCGAACGGCTCGTAGCTACAACCAAGTTGAAGATTTTCAGTACTTAGTGGTGAAACGTGCCAGCGACAATACGCCAATATACCTAAAAGATGTCGCAGATGTGTATCTTGGCGCAGAGAATGAAAGCTCTACGTTTAAAAGTGATGGTGTGGTTAATGTCAGTATGGGTATTGTTCCACAATCGGACGCGAATCCTTTAGATGTTGCGGAGCTGGTTCACCTTGAAGTCGATAAAATTCAAAAATTCTTACCGCAGGGAACTCGACTTGCGATTGACTATGACTCAACGGTATTTATCGATCGTTCTATTTCCGAAGTGTACAACACCCTGTTTATTACGGGTGGCTTAGTCATTCTGGTGCTGTACATCTTTATCGGTCAGTCTCGTGCAACGTTGATTCCAGCCGTCACCGTGCCAGTGTCTTTAATTTCCTCGTTTATGGCCGCGTACTATTTTGGATTTTCCATCAACCTTATCACTTTGATGGCACTCATCCTTTCTATCGGTTTGGTAGTGGATGATGCGATAGTGGTGGTAGAAAACATCTTCCACCACATTGAGCAAGGCGAGAGTCCTTTGTTGGCGGCCTATAAGGGGACTCGCGAAGTCGGCTTCGCAGTGGTTGCGACCACGTTGGTATTGGTCATGGTGTTCCTGCCGATCTCATTTATGGATGGTATGGTCGGCTTGTTGTTTACGGAATTCTCCGTGTTGCTCGCCATGTCGGTGATTTTCTCGTCGATTATTGCATTAACCTTAACGCCAGTACTTGGAAGCAAATTACTCAAAGCGAACGTAAAGCAGAACCGTTTTAGCCAATTTATTGAGGGGATGTTTAAGCGCTTGGAAAGTGGTTATCGGAAAGTACTGGCAAGATCTCTACAGTGGAAATGGGCCGCGCCGTTGATCATTCTCACGTGTATTGGTGGAAGCTGGGGATTGATGCAACAAGTACCTTCACAGTTAACGCCATCGGAAGACCGTGGCGTACTGTTAGCGTTCGTGCGTGGCGCTGATGCCACCAGTTATAACCGAATGTCTGCCAATATGGATTTGGTGGAAGAGCGCTTGTTGCCATTACTTGGTCAGGGCTTTCTTAAATCATTCAGCATTCAATCGCCAGCGTTTGGCGGGAATGCGGGTGACCAAACGGGCTTTGTCATTATGATCCTTGAAGACTGGAACGAACGTGAAGTGACAGCTCAGCAAGGGTTGGGAGAGGTCAGAAGAGCCCTTGCTGATATTCCGGATGTACGAGTTTTTCCTTTTATGCCGGGGTTCCGTGGTGGTTCAAGTGAGCCCGTGCAGTTCGTGCTAGGTGGCTCAGATTACCCTGAACTCAAAAAATGGGCAGAAGAGTTGGAGAACTTGGCCGAAGAATCCCCATTTATGGAAGGCGTAGATATTAACTATTCAGAAAAAACACCTGAATTGGTGGTGACGGTGGATAGACAACGCGCGGCAGAATTGGGTATCAGTATCTCAGATATTTCCGATACGCTGGAAGTGATGCTCGGTGGTAAAAGCGAAACGACATTTGTTGAGCGTGGTGAAGAATACGATGTGTATTTAAGAGGGGATGAGAACAGCTTTAATAATGCGTCAGATCTTAGCCAAATTTATCTACGTACGTCCTCTGGGGAGCTAGTCACACTGGACACAGTTACCAAAATTGAAGAGGTGGCGTCGTCGATTCGATTAGCGCACTACAATAAGCAAAAGTCCATCACCATCACGGCGAATTTGGTGGAAGGGTATACGTTGGGTGATGCGTTGGACTTCCTCGATCAAAAAGCGATAGAGCTTCTGCCAGGGGACATTTCAATCAGCTACTCAGGTGAATCGAAAGACTTCAAAGAGAACCAATCGAGCGTGTTGGTGGTGTTTGCACTCGCGTTACTGGTGGCTTATCTTGTTCTTGCTGCTCAGTTTGAGAGTTTTATCAACCCGCTGGTGGTGATGTTCACTGTGCCAATGGGCGTGTTTGGTGGATTCTTAGGACTGTTCTTAATGAATCAAGGGCTCAACGTTTATAGCCAGATAGGGATGATCATGCTGATCGGTATGGTGACCAAAAATGGCATTTTAATCGTAGAGTTTGCCAACCAGTTGCGTGACCGAGGTTTTGAGTTTGAGAAGGCTATTGTTGCTGCATCGGCCCGACGTTTACGTCCGATCATGATGACGGCATTTACGACATTAGCCGGAGCCATTCCTCTGATCATTTCAACCGGAGCAGGCTATGAAAGCCGAGTGGCTGTCGGTACGGTGATTTTCTTCGGTATGGGGTTTGCCAGCTTGGTAACCTTGTTTGTTATTCCCGCGATGTATCGCCTGATTTCCATCAATACTCAGTCACCTGGCCATGTGGAAACAGAGCTAAATAAAGAACTGAGCCATGATGTAAAAACCAGAACATCACATTAA
- the lipA gene encoding lipoyl synthase yields the protein MSKPIQMEKGVKYRDADKMALIPVKNMPTEQKEILRKPEWMKIKLPADSQRIQDIKSAMRKNNLHSVCEEASCPNLAECFNHGTATFMILGAICTRRCPFCDVAHGRPLPPEAEEPQKLAKTIADMKLKYVVITSVDRDDLRDGGAQHFADCNREIRALNPNIKIETLVPDFRGRMDVALDLMKDNPPDVFNHNLETAPRLYRKARPGANYKWSLELLRKFKEQHPNVPTKSGLMMGLGETKEEIVEVLKDLRAHGVTMLTLGQYLAPSRHHLPVERYVPPSEFDELKEIALELGFTHAACGPFVRSSYHADLQAQGVEIS from the coding sequence ATGAGTAAACCAATCCAAATGGAAAAAGGCGTTAAATACCGCGACGCCGATAAGATGGCATTGATTCCTGTAAAGAACATGCCAACTGAGCAAAAAGAAATCCTGCGCAAACCAGAATGGATGAAGATCAAGCTGCCTGCTGACAGCCAACGCATTCAAGACATTAAGTCTGCAATGCGTAAAAACAATCTTCACTCAGTGTGTGAGGAAGCATCTTGCCCTAACTTGGCAGAATGTTTTAACCACGGCACAGCTACCTTTATGATCCTTGGTGCTATCTGTACACGTCGTTGCCCTTTCTGTGATGTAGCCCACGGCCGCCCGCTTCCTCCAGAAGCAGAAGAGCCGCAGAAGCTTGCAAAAACCATTGCAGATATGAAACTGAAATATGTGGTTATTACTTCTGTAGACCGTGATGACCTGCGTGACGGTGGTGCTCAGCACTTTGCTGACTGTAACCGCGAAATTCGAGCGCTTAACCCGAACATCAAGATTGAAACCCTAGTTCCTGATTTCCGCGGTCGTATGGACGTAGCTCTGGATCTAATGAAAGACAATCCGCCAGATGTCTTCAACCACAACCTTGAAACAGCACCTCGCCTGTACCGTAAAGCACGCCCTGGTGCAAACTATAAGTGGTCACTTGAGCTACTAAGAAAGTTCAAAGAACAGCACCCAAATGTCCCAACTAAATCGGGTCTGATGATGGGTCTTGGTGAAACGAAAGAAGAGATCGTCGAAGTACTCAAAGATCTTCGTGCACACGGCGTAACTATGCTGACACTGGGTCAATATCTAGCGCCAAGCCGTCACCACTTGCCGGTTGAACGTTACGTTCCACCATCAGAGTTTGACGAGCTAAAAGAAATTGCACTTGAACTTGGCTTTACGCACGCTGCCTGTGGTCCATTTGTTCGCTCTTCATACCACGCAGATCTTCAAGCACAAGGCGTTGAAATTAGTTAA
- a CDS encoding MliC family protein has protein sequence MHLNFLTIAVFVVLGTGCAGTQDKTEFLNYRCESGEQFKVAYFPSKESATLRLADQSYSLVQIPSGSGARYILDDKSAEKKAITLYTKGVEARLELGQSIYKNCKTGSY, from the coding sequence ATGCATCTGAACTTTCTCACCATTGCGGTATTCGTTGTCTTAGGTACAGGGTGTGCTGGAACTCAGGACAAAACTGAATTTTTGAATTATCGCTGTGAATCTGGTGAGCAGTTCAAAGTGGCGTATTTTCCAAGTAAAGAATCCGCGACTTTACGCTTGGCGGATCAATCTTACTCGTTAGTTCAAATCCCATCGGGCTCAGGGGCGCGTTACATCTTGGACGATAAATCCGCAGAAAAGAAAGCGATAACTTTGTATACGAAAGGTGTTGAAGCACGTCTGGAACTCGGACAATCCATTTACAAAAACTGTAAAACGGGTTCGTATTAG
- the ybeD gene encoding DUF493 family protein YbeD yields the protein MLTINSDAKLKDLLEFPCSFTFKVMGHAKPELPEKVLEVIQRHAPGDYSPAIKPSAKGNYHSVSINITATSIVQVETLYKELGDIDIVRMVL from the coding sequence ATGCTGACTATTAACTCAGATGCAAAACTGAAAGACCTGCTAGAGTTTCCATGTTCTTTTACTTTCAAAGTAATGGGCCATGCAAAACCAGAGCTACCAGAAAAGGTACTTGAAGTTATTCAACGCCATGCTCCAGGTGATTACAGCCCAGCGATTAAACCAAGCGCAAAGGGCAATTACCACTCGGTATCAATCAACATCACCGCAACGTCTATTGTACAAGTTGAAACATTGTATAAAGAACTGGGTGATATCGACATTGTTCGCATGGTTCTATAA
- a CDS encoding serine hydrolase codes for MKKTTLINSVIASSIALSATFASPTFATPIVVPDAPTIAAKGYVLMDYHSGKVLAEKEMNTQLSPASLTKMMTSYVIGQELARGNISEEDDVTISKNAWAKNFPDSSKMFIEVGTTVKVKDLNRGIIVQSGNDACVAMAEHIAGSEDAFVDLMNAWADTIGMKNTNFANVHGLDNPNLYSTPYDMALLGSALIRDVPDEYRIYAEKKYSYNGITQYNRNGLLWDKSMNVDGIKTGHTNNAGYSLVSSATEGKMRLVAVVMGTQNQNARKSESKKLLSYGFRFFETVAPHKAGETFVEEKVWMGDKDTVALGLDQDTYVTLPRGQAQNLKASFVLEKELKAPIMKGDVVGKLYYQLEDSDVAEYPLLALEDVEQGSLFSRLWDYIVMLVKSFL; via the coding sequence ATGAAAAAAACAACGCTCATTAATTCCGTTATTGCGTCTTCTATTGCACTTTCCGCAACATTCGCATCACCGACTTTCGCAACACCTATTGTTGTGCCAGATGCACCAACTATTGCAGCTAAGGGCTATGTCCTGATGGATTACCATTCAGGAAAAGTTCTTGCTGAGAAAGAAATGAACACTCAACTTTCTCCTGCAAGCTTAACCAAAATGATGACCAGCTATGTCATTGGTCAAGAACTCGCGCGTGGCAATATCTCTGAGGAGGATGACGTCACCATCAGCAAGAATGCATGGGCGAAAAACTTCCCAGATTCTTCAAAAATGTTCATCGAAGTCGGCACAACGGTAAAAGTGAAAGATCTAAACCGTGGCATCATCGTCCAATCCGGTAACGATGCATGTGTTGCGATGGCTGAGCATATTGCTGGCTCTGAAGATGCTTTCGTTGACCTGATGAATGCTTGGGCTGACACCATCGGCATGAAAAACACGAATTTTGCGAACGTTCATGGCCTAGATAACCCAAATCTGTATTCGACGCCTTACGATATGGCACTTCTGGGTAGCGCACTTATCCGTGACGTTCCAGACGAGTACCGTATCTACGCTGAGAAGAAATACTCTTACAATGGTATAACTCAATATAACCGCAACGGCCTGCTATGGGACAAGAGCATGAACGTTGACGGCATCAAAACTGGTCACACGAATAACGCAGGTTACAGCTTGGTCAGCTCTGCGACTGAAGGCAAGATGCGCCTCGTTGCGGTCGTGATGGGAACGCAAAACCAGAACGCTCGTAAATCTGAAAGCAAAAAACTTCTTAGCTATGGTTTCCGTTTCTTTGAAACAGTTGCACCACACAAGGCAGGTGAAACATTCGTAGAAGAAAAAGTCTGGATGGGCGACAAAGACACGGTAGCACTGGGTCTTGACCAAGATACGTATGTAACACTTCCTCGTGGCCAAGCACAGAACCTAAAAGCAAGCTTTGTACTTGAAAAAGAGCTCAAAGCCCCAATTATGAAAGGTGATGTCGTTGGTAAACTATACTATCAACTTGAAGACTCAGATGTAGCAGAATACCCACTTCTTGCTCTTGAAGACGTAGAACAAGGTAGCCTGTTCAGCCGTCTGTGGGATTACATTGTCATGCTTGTTAAAAGCTTTTTGTAA
- a CDS encoding YitT family protein — protein MEKHSHKEDWIAILTGTFLVAQGVYFLQSANLLTGGTTGLALLASQFVSASFGTLYFLANCPFYLLAWKRFGARFAFNSAISGALVSIFADHLYLVITLETVNEVYCAVAGGLLMGLGMLILFRHRSSLGGFNVLCLFIQDKFGISVGKSQLIIDVCILVASFFFVSPQVIGLSILGAILLNVVLAMNHKPTRYTVTYG, from the coding sequence ATGGAAAAACACTCACACAAGGAAGATTGGATTGCAATTCTAACTGGGACCTTCTTAGTCGCTCAGGGCGTGTACTTCCTCCAATCAGCCAACTTACTGACGGGCGGTACAACAGGACTTGCTCTGTTAGCCAGTCAATTTGTGTCCGCTTCATTCGGTACGCTCTATTTTTTGGCCAATTGCCCATTTTACTTGTTAGCCTGGAAACGTTTTGGAGCGCGCTTTGCTTTTAATAGTGCGATTTCCGGCGCATTAGTCTCCATCTTTGCCGATCACCTTTACTTGGTGATTACATTAGAAACGGTCAACGAAGTCTACTGCGCGGTTGCTGGCGGATTGTTAATGGGGCTCGGTATGCTCATTTTGTTCCGACACCGTTCGAGTTTGGGTGGCTTCAATGTGCTGTGTTTATTCATTCAGGACAAATTCGGCATCTCTGTTGGAAAGTCCCAATTGATTATTGATGTTTGTATCCTCGTTGCGTCTTTCTTCTTCGTTTCACCTCAAGTGATAGGTTTGTCTATTCTAGGTGCCATTCTTTTAAATGTCGTACTGGCAATGAATCATAAACCCACTCGTTATACCGTGACCTACGGATAA
- the glyA gene encoding serine hydroxymethyltransferase — MLKRDMNIADYDADLFAAIQEETLRQEEHIELIASENYTSPRVMEAQGSQLTNKYAEGYPGKRYYGGCEYVDKVESLAIERACKLFGCEYANVQPHSGSQANSAVYMALLNPGDTVLGMSLAHGGHLTHGSPVNFSGKHYNVIPYGIDEAGQINYDEMEALAFEHKPKMIIGGFSAYSQIVDWKRMREIADKVDAYLFVDMAHVAGLIAAGEYPTPVPHAHVVTTTTHKTLAGPRGGLILSNAGEDMYKKLNSAVFPGGQGGPLMHVIAGKAVAFKEAMEPEFKAYQGRVVKNAKAMVAQFQERGYKIVSNSTENHLFLVDLIDKDITGKDADAALGAANITVNKNSVPNDPRSPFVTSGIRVGTPAITRRGFTEEDAKELANWMCDVLDNIGNEEVIEATKQKVLAICKRLPVYA; from the coding sequence ATGCTAAAGCGTGATATGAACATCGCGGATTACGATGCGGATCTATTCGCAGCTATCCAAGAAGAAACTCTTCGCCAGGAAGAACACATCGAACTAATCGCTTCTGAAAACTACACAAGCCCACGTGTAATGGAAGCTCAAGGTTCTCAGCTAACAAACAAATACGCTGAAGGTTACCCTGGCAAGCGCTACTACGGTGGTTGTGAGTACGTAGATAAAGTGGAATCCCTAGCGATTGAGCGTGCATGTAAACTGTTTGGCTGCGAGTATGCGAACGTTCAGCCACACTCTGGCTCTCAAGCAAACAGCGCTGTTTATATGGCTCTTCTTAACCCAGGCGACACAGTTCTAGGTATGAGCCTAGCGCACGGTGGTCACCTGACTCACGGGTCTCCTGTAAACTTCTCTGGTAAGCACTACAACGTTATCCCTTACGGTATCGATGAAGCAGGACAAATCAACTACGACGAAATGGAAGCGCTAGCGTTTGAGCACAAACCTAAGATGATCATCGGTGGTTTCTCTGCGTACTCTCAAATCGTTGATTGGAAACGCATGCGTGAAATCGCAGACAAAGTTGACGCGTACCTATTCGTCGATATGGCGCACGTTGCTGGTCTTATCGCGGCAGGTGAATACCCAACGCCAGTCCCGCACGCACACGTTGTAACAACAACGACGCACAAAACGCTAGCAGGTCCACGTGGTGGTCTTATCCTGTCTAACGCTGGCGAAGACATGTACAAGAAACTGAACTCAGCAGTTTTCCCTGGCGGTCAAGGTGGTCCTCTAATGCACGTTATCGCTGGTAAAGCAGTAGCGTTCAAAGAAGCGATGGAGCCTGAGTTCAAAGCTTATCAAGGTCGTGTTGTTAAGAATGCGAAAGCGATGGTTGCTCAGTTCCAAGAGCGTGGTTACAAAATCGTGTCTAACAGTACAGAAAACCACTTGTTCCTTGTTGATCTCATCGACAAAGACATCACAGGTAAAGATGCTGATGCGGCACTAGGTGCAGCGAACATCACTGTAAACAAGAACTCAGTACCAAACGACCCTCGTAGCCCGTTTGTTACTTCTGGTATCCGTGTAGGTACTCCAGCAATCACTCGCCGCGGTTTCACAGAAGAAGACGCAAAAGAGCTGGCAAACTGGATGTGTGACGTACTGGATAACATCGGTAACGAAGAAGTTATCGAAGCGACAAAACAGAAAGTTCTGGCTATCTGTAAGCGCCTACCAGTTTACGCATAA